A region of the Scylla paramamosain isolate STU-SP2022 chromosome 24, ASM3559412v1, whole genome shotgun sequence genome:
aaactatcactaggatCACGGAAATGCTCTTGCAAATCCCCAACAACTTCCAACAGTACCTCTTAAAATTAGTCGAGATGGACGCCTGATGTTGGGAATTGGGTCTACAAAATATGAAGGCTTTATACCATAACTGGATTTTTTAATGTTGTCATGCTTGTTGTCTTTCATTAAGCAAGTTTTCTGTTATCTTGGctaacagtttaacagtttattgaggaaaagaagttgaatgcaaaaaaaaagtagagagaatacatagacagatagctaagggattagacaaatttatggaggGGAATGACCAGTGCAAATAAGTGggtatgtttcgtacagggactgccacgtgtaggcctgatgccttcttgtagcttcccttattttattatgctctcatatagtaaaaaaaaaaaagaaaaaaaaaacataacgagGATTCATGCACCGAGCGGTCTGGtttgctgttttttgttttcatgttcattTGTTTAACCTCTGCGTAGCTTGAAGGCTTATGGAGCAGCGATGAGTTAGCCCAGTTAGAACCAGCTGCGGTATTACTTTAAATTCCAGTATGTGCGAGTATGGCTTCCCTGCTATTTGAAGCTGCCCAGTACACCCTTAAGTTCACGCGTTCACTCTGCCGCTACACTTTTTAAATGACCgagtgagtgaaaaaataaaaaatatatagatataaaaaaaaaaaaatacgttctAACTCAAATGAGAGAGGAGATGCAGCCAAGGGAAGGATGAAACGCGCTAGAAATCAGAAAGAGAGGCACGAGTAGAGTGGATGTGTACCTGAGCCGAGGACTGGAGGGAGTGTGGAGGGACTGGGAATTCAGTGGAGGCCTTGATGCCACGACCACTTCCTTTACCAACTTCCGAGAAACGTGTGGCAGAATAcgcaggtagatagacagacagacagagggataGGTAGAGAGGCGGGCATTCAGATagacagtcagagagagagagagagagagagattggtaggTAGGTAAGGTGATTaaataattgattgattgacaggTAGGCAGATGATATAGAGtgataaataaaggaacaatattgatacataaaaagatagataaacacgTGAACGAAATAGAcactgggactgccacgtagagagagagagagagagagagagagagagagagagagagagagagagagagagagagagagagagagagagagagagataatagaaaCTCATCTCGAAATACCGTTGTATATCTTTACGTACCAGAGCATTCCATTACTTCACCTCGGAAACTCCCGGCTCAGCAACGGCCGCAGTGTGGTGTGGGAAGAACAGAGTACTCGTATATGCTGATCTCCCTTTGATGAACTGGTCTTCACATTACTGCGTATATTATTAGAGTACCAGAagctctctctcatctccaggTAAATTTCTCACACGAACAATCCACGCAAGGGTTCCCAAGAATAGATCCTCCCGTAGTAGGtcaggtttagttaggtttggttaggtttggttaggttaggtttggtttggttattataggttaggttaggttaaatttgattaggttaggtttggttattttAGGATTGGTTGGGTTtgcttaggtttggtttggttagaatagattaggtgtggtttggtttagtttggttaaattaggttaggttaagttatggtttggtaatgttttgtttggtttggtttggtcagGTTTCAGTTCCCTAGCGTGGGTGAATTTGGCACAAACAAGTGAAGGTTCTGGGGAAGCAAGTCCGTGGGTGGAATTTACCTGAATGGAATTTACGTAGGAGCTTAATCATGTTAGGTGGGATTACACGCCCCCTCCTCGCCAGGCCTGACTGTTCCCGTACCACGAGTAGAGAGAGCAGTACACCTTGCCTGTCTTTGTTACCTAATCTTATATTACATCACACTGTCATACCTTACATTATaatacctaaccttaccttacattTTCTGAaattaccttaccttactttacaTTAAATTAcattacctttccttaccttcttacctaaccttgcctTTACCTTACTTTGCGTTACCCTGtctaccttacctcaccttaccttaccttacctcacttCACTTACCTTACATTACGATAGCTGCCTTAATGAAGTCGAGCATCCTGTTACCTCGCTTCACTTGTCTCCTCGTTCCGCTGCCTGGAGATGTAAGGCTTCAGACCACCGCCGCGACCTCTGCCTCTAACGCAACCCATGCTTTGTAGTTTCATTTCaggtgtttcttgttttccttcccttattacGAGTTTCatcagccgccaccaccagctcGCGGCACAGCGCAGGTCTCCCTCCCCTCGTCTTTATTCCGCATTGACGAGTTGTATgattctatttcctttttcttattctctttttttcccttggtcTTGTTTTTGTCTCCTCGCGTCGTCATTTTTAAGGTTATTATGATTGTCTctgtccttttttatttttttgataagTTAAAGTATTGCTGATTATTTTGCTTTTGGTTGATGCTGATCGTCTTGTTTAACTTATTTTATCATTCTTGAGTTTTAGTTTTGTCACGTGCTCAACTGAAACTCCGACGGAAGCCAAACTATCACTAGATCATGAAAGCCCCTTCGTGAACCCCACGCCAGTAGCTTCCACTGGACTCCGTTTAAGGGAATCGAGATAAGGCGGCGAAACCTTTGAGAATTAGGTCCCACGTCATCCTTGCGTGCGTGGCTGTAGGTGCAACTAGAGCCAATACTCTGAACATTTCTACACCACACCccaactactttcaaaaggctctagttgaagttacacgagtttttaagggtgtcttcgtggttctagtgacagattgataatatttctacgttattaaaaggaaaaacgctcttgaaaacccggctaatcatctgtgtggcctttgagagagtaaagcgtttcagaacactgGAAGCACCATCACAAAGACCACACAATAGTGGTGCTTgtatacaaaggaacacaaaggaaaaccaaataCCAACAGAGCTTTCCGTCCTTGCTGGGCTGtttaatgatgaagaaaatggaagtttAAACAGGATTAGTTCTCGCCACAAGGAAACTGGGTGAGTAGAGTTTAATTCCCTTTCACCTTAGACACGAAATTGCTCACACGTCTCCTTGAATTTCCCATTGCGTGCAGCCTTCCTGTATTTTgcggaagaaggaggaagggcatATTCACTAgtgcagggaaggaagaagtacaCATATCCACTAGTGCAGAAAAATGACAGGAGCCGTGAGGACCATGTGTAGTGGATGGCCGGTGTTCGTTAAGTCACACCACCCTGACAGCGAGGTGACTTGAGGCGTGCACTTCTTATGATCTTCTGGCTGCGTAGTAAGGTTGCTCCGAACTATTGCGTTGCCACTGGTCTCCGGGATGGTCACACAAGTACTTACACATGCATTAGGCAGTAGTCCTCGATAGGGTTCGGTTCTCCCTTCAGGCAGGCACACTCCATTGACTCCCTGACGCCAACATGCATCCCTCGCCCTCATTACAAGAGGACATGTACCAGTGTGCCTTGCTGGGAGATTCGCACGCGTCGGATGCACAAAACAACACGCAaatcaaaaagaaaacgtggagaTGTGACCTGCAACtataaaaggaagataaaactgCAACTTGACATGGAAAAGAGGAGATCTGGAAAGAGAATCGATGGAAAAAATTAtgggaaagtaaggaagagaggaaggtaagagtGTAGCAACAACAGGATTCATGTAGCGAACGGACAGTTGAGGGGAGGTGTGTTGGATGCAGCGACATTTTGACGTGTGACGATAATCTTGGCGACGACGTGACCTGCGGGGCTTCGGGGCGACAAAGTAGGGCGGGAGGCGTGTAGGGGGCAGCAGGTGGACAGTCGggtggtgctgtggtgatggtgtggtggtgtcatTGCAGctgttgtgatgatgatggtgtgtccAGTGTGGAGCGTGTGTTCTTGAGCCAGGAGCCTCGAGTGTTCCCGTGGCACAGGCGAAGGAAAGGCCGGCCACGTGTTCTACAGGTACCGACTattgataaggaagaggaggaggaggaggagaagagggatgagGAGCCGCACTCGTTTGGTGGCGGTATAGGAAATTATAGAGTTCGGCGTGACAAGGTTAAGCGGCGATTAGGGTGAGAACTTgttgactttgtgtgtgtgtgtgtgtgtgtgtgtgtgtgcgcgtgtgcgcgtgtgcgtgtgcgtgcgctcGCGCGCTTCTAAGGTAGgcatggcgagagagagagagagagagagagagagagagagagagagagagaatacaagataaagtaaataatatAGATAATAGAAATTGTGATGATAAAAATCTGAACAATTCAATGGCCTCAGTacgtgatgatagtaataataataattgcaatgTTACTGTTATGATTTTTATTAGATACCAATTTGTTAcataagggtgtgtgtgtgtgtgtgtgtgtgtgcgcgcgcgcgcgcgcgtgaaGAGGAATGTCTGAACTGGGGCGCTGGAAGTTACTGTGGCTTCTGTATATCTCTGGAAACGagggacactctctctctctctctctctctctctctctctctctctctctctctctctctctctctctctctctctctctctctctctctctctctctctctctctctctctctctctctctctctctctctctctctctctctctctctctctctctctctctctctctctcgccggcGTGCACGCACACATTGCAAGTTGCTCTCCCCCAGGATACTACCGCTGTTCCTGGGGCGTCGTAAGGCAGCCCCCACATCGGCCCCTCGTCCCAGGGAGGAAGCGACTGAAAGTTTCCTGCAGAAAGTGTTCCTGCCGTGGCGGAAGCGTCGGCCTCCTCCCCCGAGACTCACACCCCCTGCCATCTTCGTCTCCAGCCCCGAGGAGACAGAAGCGGTGCTGGCCATGGACGCCCGCCGCCAACGCGCCTCCCGCCGCGCCTCAGAGATGTACAATGTGGACCCTGAGGAAGACCTGGACTTTCCGCCGGAGGAGTCGTACCCAGGAATGTACCAGGACAGGTTCTTCAATGAGCCGTTTGAGGAGGGCTGGACCACCGTGGGGGAGGTCACTCTTGCCATGGACCAACGCTCGCCAGACCCTCGCACAGACCGCGCCTCATCCCCCGCCAGGCTGTCCGCCAGCAAGCCGCCCACCAACAGGTGTCAGGCCAGCAGGTCACCCAACAAAAGGCTGCAACTCGACATAGCGTCGGCCAACACAGCCTCAGCCAATGCAGGCCCCCCTGAGCCTCAGCCTCCTGGCGGCAAGGAGCCCCGCCAGGACACACAGCCAGCCAAGAAGACTGAAGGCTCCTGGcggtctcctttctcctcccccaaGAAGTCTCAGGACAGCCGCCTGGCCCGCGCTGCGGTGGAATCTTCTAAAAAGTCACCGAAGAACTCCCCGAAAAACTCTCCGAAGAACTCCCCGAAGAATGGGAAGGGCGTGGCGGCGTTCAGTTCCCCCCAGGGTGGCCGGCGGATCCTCCCAGAGATCCTGGAGTCATCGGTGCAGCAGTACCGCCCTGTCTACAACACGCCGCCCCTCGACAACACCAACCTGGTGCCCAAGCCTTACTGCTCCAGGTACTCCGCCAACCTCACCTCAGCGCCCTACAGGGGCCCCGTGGCTTCTCCCCGTACCATCCTACCTAAACCAGGGGGCGCGCCGCGCACTGAGAGTACCGGCGGCGGGGCGATGGCAGTGACCCACAGGCAGCCCAAAGACACCAAGGGGAAAATCAAGAGATCGGTGCCAAGTCCAGAGTTGCGTCTGGAGGGCTGCGGCAAGACCTCCCGGACATCCTCCCCTCGCTCCCTCAGCCCCACCAGcgccaccagcgccaccagTTCCACCAGCCCCACCAGCCCCACCAGCTCCACCAGCCCCACCAGCCCCACCAGCCCGCTGGGCAAGGACTCTATATATTCAAGAGCCTTAACTCGATCTGCAGTAAGCACAGGAAAGACAAGCAAGACTCAGACTAATAACAAGACTCCTTCACCTGTCGCCAGTCCGTCTGTCAGCCCCGCCCTCAGCCCTGTGATGAGCCCCGCCCTCAGTCCCACAACCAGCCCTAGCCTCAGCCCCACACCAAGCCCAAAACTCAGCCCTGTTACCACGCCGCCGCCCGGTAAGCGTGGCCAGagcccccctttcctccctccccacagtCCCACCTCCAGTCCCGAAAACAAGGAAAGTCTGTCTGATTCGACGGACCTGGACCCTGAGGAGTTCCTGGCGCTCAGCACCCTGGACTCAGCACTGCTGGACACGCCCTCGCTGTACAGCTGCTCCAACAAACCATTCAACTCCTACGAGGAGCTGCAGACCATGactgaaaaggaacaaaaatcctgctcttccctccccgcccctgCCTCCTCTACCGCAGCTGCGGCGCTCCACCCTTCAAGTCAGACTAAGACTTCAGAATATTCTGGGGTCGTGGACTCAGGCGGCAGCCGCCACACCAGCGAGGCTCTGGACACCACCCTCAGCAGGGACTCGCTCAACACCACTATCAGCGACGAGATGAAGAGCCTGCGCAGCTTTGTGGCTCAGGAGGAGCTCGCCACACCCCCCGCATCGCAGGGCGCGAAGGCCCAGCGCGAAGAGAGTCTCGAGTTTGTGTTTGAGGACGTGAATGACTCCCCGTGCCGCCTGCCGCGGGAACCTGCCCCAGCCACTGCTAAATCCCCAGCAGGAGGCTCACTTGCCACGGGGGAAAAGAAACCCAGCAGATTGTCACCAAAACTTGGCAAATTCACGCAGAAGGTGTCagataaaaacaaagagaatgaagagaaaaccaAGAGCAGTCCCTTCCTGCCCCGCAACATCCTTCACTTCGGTAGCAAGGACAAGAAGGCCAAAGCCAAGGCCCACGAGACAGACTCCCCGAAGACTGAGGGCTGGACGTCAGAAGCCATCGAGGAATACCTCTTGGAGACCAGCCGGGAAGAGAGCGTCAAGCTGGGCCTCCTGACCGAGGAAGATATCGCGTACCACCAGACCAAGGGAAGACACCAGAATGTGCCCGCCCTTCGCCCGCTGCCCGAAGTGACGGTCAGTGATGAGCTCCAGCCCGTGGCTCCCTCTAGGCGAAGGGCGGCTCCCTCCCCGCCGCAGAGCAGGTCTCCGTCCTGGAACCCACAGGACATTGAAAATTATTTGTTGCAGCATAACCAGGACGAGAACTTGCGCCTGGGACTGCTGTCCAAGGAGGACATTGACATCTACGAGTGGAAGCGTGCcacgggtgagtgtgtgtgtctcccaCGCTTTGGTCTGCTTCTTGCTTCCTAcccattcctcactctcttgttgaggtgaggcgaggctgtGCCCGCCACCCGCCATGCTAGACAAAATGACACGATGCATTTCCTTTAGGCCGTTGTATGAATCTTGCAATAGTGCTCATGTATGTGCTCACTTTTTCTCACTATGCGACGCACtatcgcgcgcgcgcgcgcgcgcacacacacacacacacacacacacacacacacacacacacacacacacacacacacacacacacacacacacacacaccagaatcaGCGTTGATTCTGATTTGTGGTATCATGAACCATCCTGAGGTCCACCCGCCGCTCGTGCTTAGCCCCACAGCCCCACAGCCCGCCAGCCCCTCCCCGCCAGCCCTCCTACCGGTACACATTTTAAGGGCAGATTAATAAAAGCTTACGAACTTACAAATGAGCAGACCTTATGCACACAGATGAAGTATACAGCAGTTTCCCCGCCAGGCATGTCCCCGATCTGCGACACCTCGTGGACGCGCGAGACGTTACGCAAGAACAAAGTGGTGCACTCCAGCGAGTCCTCTCTGTCCGGCTCAGTCTCCCAGCCAGCATCCCCGGACCCTTGCAATGCTGCCCCGAGGCTCACTACACCCTCCATGTCCCCCAGAACCAAAAGCCACGCTCCCAGGGAGCCTCACCGACGTGGCGGAGAAAAGCCTGTCGACGTCCCCAGCCAGCCAATCTCTGTTCCTCGACGACGTAAGTTCAGTCTGATATGAACTTCTGAGTTACTTATGGGGTGTTCACTGAATGTCATCTCCCAGCCATGGCCATGTTAGTAAGTGTTCTTCCATGAACACTTAACCTGGTGGGCAATCCTAGCTCGTTTTATGCCTCTCGACTCTGCACCGTGTCCTCTGTTGGCCTCATTACGTACGAATGAAGCACAAACACAATTATTACAAGGCCTACTCTTGTGCGCACACATTTTCAATCACTTCTGACTCACTGTAATAACATGAATGCTCTGCTTCCTTTTCAGGAGTGCGAGCGCCCGCGCCCCCAATCGGAACACCCCCTTCTGCCAAACCTCCTGTCCCagcctccgccgcctcctcgGACACCAGCAAGCAGAGCGCTCACTTCGCCTTCCGAGGCTTCAAATTGAGTCAAGTAAGTACAGATGGTGTCTTTCCTGCTCAGACCAGTCTTCAACCTTGCTGAATACTGATTGTTTGGTGGAGATAATGAGAGGAGGGCAGTGTGGGCAgtgtgttaatttttttcttgtcagggAATAAACTCGAGCGGCTCCGGACGGAAGGCATGCGCCCCACAGCCTCCAGCAGTGGCCAGCCTCCAGCCTGAGGCCGTAAAGCCAGCTGCTCCCACGCAGGACTCACTGCCGGAGTCCATACAAGACGCCACCACCGCCAGGGACGCCAGGCAGGGAGGCTTGCGGTCAAGATTCACCAAGCCAAAACTCACCACCCCAGGGTTCACCAGGGCTGTGGCACCAAGCCCTGCGCCAGTCAACTCTGAGCCCAGAGTTGCGACCACAGCTCCTGGCGTCACGAAACCTGAGGCCAGAAATTCAGAGGTCATTGCGCCGGCCGCCGCTCCCGAGGCCGCCAGGGTGTCGTCCCAGGCCGTCGCCAAGCCACACGCCAGGCCCAAGAGACTCCCGCTGGAGAAGATCGGCGTGAAGCTGCCCGGCATgacaggtgtgtgagtgtgagtgtgagtgtgtgtgtgagtgtgagtgtgagtgtgagtgtgagtgtgagtgtgagtgtgagtgtgagtgtgagagagagagagagagagagagagagagagagagagagagagagagagagagagagagagagagagagagagagagagagagagagagagagagagaacttagcTTATCTCCACTCGTATCTCTCTACCCCACAGCCCCCAAGGCTCCCCCCACGCCTCCGGAGGTGGACTTGGAAACAGTGTCAGTAGTGAGCTGCTCCCCCACGGACACCCCCATCCCGGCCCGCAAGGGGGGTGCTGATGAGCGTGCCACCCGCAGAAAGACCCCGTACAGCAGACTGGCGAGGTTCCTACGAAaggtgagacacacacacacacacacacacacacacacacacacacacacacacacacacacacacacacacacacacacacacacacactacacatatTTTACATTTCCTTTCACTGATAACCATTTCAAAAACTAATTTCTTCATTCCAATACATTTGTCCTCGTTTCCTCTTTAGAACACCACGCCAGTACTTTGAACATGAACACACGCTACTTATCTACTTATCAATCCTTCATAAACTCACCCAATATAAAATCCAAGCTCACCATCCCCTTCTTTCGCTGTCCAGGAACCCAACTCGTCCCCCGGCACGCCCCCAACAGAGACCCCAGCCCACGCTCTCTTCCTGCGCGAGTCCCCCCGTGGTTTGGTGAGTactacctcgttttctttcatcacttgcCGCCTGGTTTTCTCTCTCCGCTAAAAAGGGTTAGGATTTTAAACTGAATAAACTCTATCTGAGTCGGTTTCGAGATGTAATGTTGGTTTGAAAGGATGAAGTATGATTGTATAATTGcagaaataaagtgaagaaggagggagaaaggagatgacatggaaaaaaggaaggacatGGAGGTAAATCTTGAATCTGCAGAATTAAATTAAGGTAGTGAAATTAAATAACTGCATTGATCTAAACCTTACCTAGGGAAAcggggaaagaaatagaagtgCTGCGAAGTATAAGATAGGTATGGCAGATAggctttatacagggactgccaagtgtaggCCTAGTGGACTGTGGGTGGGTGAGAAGGGAGGGATACGGAGTTGGTGAAGACGGAAGCACCAATCGATTTAATACAGACGAGTGAGCGGATTTCTACAATATACATGCAGGACTATTAGAAAACatggtaataatgaaaaaaaaaagccaaagttGTTCATTTGTTGGCTACCTGGGTGACTTTATTTGGCAAGATGTGGTGCGCCATTACCATCACACAGGTACTTCATCGCGCTGACACCACTGCGACATTTACTGCTGCCATATTTCACACCTTCCCCATTAGCCACCAGACCACCAGACCTGCCAACACCTGTAAGTcatccgcacacacacacacaggaacattCATAGTTTTCAAGGCaaatatgacaaattaactttaaaagacGAGATTTTACGAGCTTGACTTAATCCTATaaa
Encoded here:
- the LOC135112508 gene encoding mucin-2-like encodes the protein MHKTTRKSKRKRGDVTCNYKRKIKLQLDMEKRRSGKRIDGKNYGKVRKRGRILPLFLGRRKAAPTSAPRPREEATESFLQKVFLPWRKRRPPPPRLTPPAIFVSSPEETEAVLAMDARRQRASRRASEMYNVDPEEDLDFPPEESYPGMYQDRFFNEPFEEGWTTVGEVTLAMDQRSPDPRTDRASSPARLSASKPPTNRCQASRSPNKRLQLDIASANTASANAGPPEPQPPGGKEPRQDTQPAKKTEGSWRSPFSSPKKSQDSRLARAAVESSKKSPKNSPKNSPKNSPKNGKGVAAFSSPQGGRRILPEILESSVQQYRPVYNTPPLDNTNLVPKPYCSRYSANLTSAPYRGPVASPRTILPKPGGAPRTESTGGGAMAVTHRQPKDTKGKIKRSVPSPELRLEGCGKTSRTSSPRSLSPTSATSATSSTSPTSPTSSTSPTSPTSPLGKDSIYSRALTRSAVSTGKTSKTQTNNKTPSPVASPSVSPALSPVMSPALSPTTSPSLSPTPSPKLSPVTTPPPGKRGQSPPFLPPHSPTSSPENKESLSDSTDLDPEEFLALSTLDSALLDTPSLYSCSNKPFNSYEELQTMTEKEQKSCSSLPAPASSTAAAALHPSSQTKTSEYSGVVDSGGSRHTSEALDTTLSRDSLNTTISDEMKSLRSFVAQEELATPPASQGAKAQREESLEFVFEDVNDSPCRLPREPAPATAKSPAGGSLATGEKKPSRLSPKLGKFTQKVSDKNKENEEKTKSSPFLPRNILHFGSKDKKAKAKAHETDSPKTEGWTSEAIEEYLLETSREESVKLGLLTEEDIAYHQTKGRHQNVPALRPLPEVTVSDELQPVAPSRRRAAPSPPQSRSPSWNPQDIENYLLQHNQDENLRLGLLSKEDIDIYEWKRATGMSPICDTSWTRETLRKNKVVHSSESSLSGSVSQPASPDPCNAAPRLTTPSMSPRTKSHAPREPHRRGGEKPVDVPSQPISVPRRRVRAPAPPIGTPPSAKPPVPASAASSDTSKQSAHFAFRGFKLSQGINSSGSGRKACAPQPPAVASLQPEAVKPAAPTQDSLPESIQDATTARDARQGGLRSRFTKPKLTTPGFTRAVAPSPAPVNSEPRVATTAPGVTKPEARNSEVIAPAAAPEAARVSSQAVAKPHARPKRLPLEKIGVKLPGMTAPKAPPTPPEVDLETVSVVSCSPTDTPIPARKGGADERATRRKTPYSRLARFLRKEPNSSPGTPPTETPAHALFLRESPRGLPPDHQTCQHL